The Candidatus Hydrogenedentota bacterium DNA window CGCCGTGCCCAGGTCCGCCACGATTTCGACCCCCCAGTAGCCGCTCTCCTCCCCCACTTCGCGCATAGCCGCTGCCTCCGCCGTCTCGCCCGGATCAATGTGCCCCTTAGGCAGCCGCACCTCATGCACGCTGCGCCCGTCGCGTTCCACGTCGCGCTCTATGGTCAGAATGCGGCCCACGGCATCGACGACCACGCCGCCCGCGGTGGTGTGCAACTTGGTCTTCATGGATGAACGCCTTTTTCGGTCGTATCCCGGTCGCGGCGACGCGCCGCAGGTGAGGTGAGGATTCCCGAATGCCCTTACGCCAGTCAAGTCCTTCCTGCAGGTCTGTCCCCTGCGTGGAGCGCGCCAGAACGGCGCGCCGGGGGCCGGTAGTTGTGCGTCTCGCCGTGTGCGGGATACAATCATGCCCGCTGGCTGGAGACATCTTCACAATGAGCGGCACCGGATATGTGGATTATTTCGCCGCACTCGACTTGACGCCTGAGGCGAAACAAGGCGAGGTGCGCAAGAATTACCGCAAGATGATGAAGGACCTCTTGCTGAATATCGGGCGTACCCGGCTCACGGAGGAAAAACGCGACCGTCTCCTCCTCGACATGGCGCGGCTGAACGCCGCTTTCTACATCCTGCGCGACAACGAACGCCGGGAGAAATACGTCGCCGACCGCCGCCGCGTCATCGCCCTCGAGGAAGAGTGGCGCAACCTTGCGGAGGCGAACGCGCCGGGCGTGGAAGACGCGCGCCGCCAGTTCGATCGCGCGATGCGCGACTTCCTGACCACCTATATGGAAGACCTCGTCCTGGAAGCGGGCCGCGACCACGAATGCATTGAAGCGAGCAATTGGGACCGCGCCCACGAGCGGCATGCGAGCCGCGTGCTGCGCTACGACCGGCATCGACACTATCAGATGATCCTGGAACGCCTGCCGTTCCACGAGGTAACGGCCCCGCTCGTGGACTGGGAAGAGCGCAGACACAGCGTGGACGCTATCCTGACGGAGGCGTGCCGCTGATGCCGTGGAGAAAACAGGAAGGCAAGCCGCCCATTGACAGCGCCACGATTGACTACGCGCTGGCCAAGGCGGTCGCGGACGGCGACATTGTGAACCTGCGCCAGCTGTTCGCACCCGCGAGCCCGCTGCGCACCTGGAGTCCCGAGAACATCTACACGCCGAAGTACAAGTATCTGTTGCCGTCCCCGGAACAGGAAGACACGCCGCTCTTCCGCGAGGCGCTGGAAGTGGCGCAGGACCCCAACATCGCGGAACATGCGCGGGCGCAACTCGAGAAGGACGGGCCGCCGCAGCTGCATGCCGCGCTCGTGCTCGCGCTCGCGGACAATGCCGTCCGCCTCGGCAAGCACAGCAG harbors:
- a CDS encoding NUDIX domain-containing protein, with product MKTKLHTTAGGVVVDAVGRILTIERDVERDGRSVHEVRLPKGHIDPGETAEAAAMREVGEESGYWGVEIVADLGTAHSEFDFRGKRHVREERYFLMRLVNAENLGQRVHAGSEEALFAPHWLDPAEAEARMTYPSEREFVRRARERLA